One Antarctobacter heliothermus DNA segment encodes these proteins:
- a CDS encoding lipoprotein N-acyltransferase Lnb domain-containing protein, translating to MKRFLLLLPLLLIGGLYLNWQLTTASHDRDWRDDYSRLPQVTERDGRFRVEDIRNWNYGMDGTIARQEWITRDIDPDTLEQAYFLLEPFGAVDAIAHTMLAFSFADGTAYVASIEARREKGEAYSAAKAAMLPIFEYMFVWTTERDMYGNSEFYAGDQLYLYPLAIPLAQQKAVMTAMLEETAEIAETPRWYNTLFSNCTNVLARTVNKLDAGAVPFDIAWFLPGYSDEFLYDEGFLAQADSFEAAHQMAHISPLIRELYRIMDPADFSRALRAARGGI from the coding sequence ATGAAACGCTTCTTGCTATTGTTGCCCCTGCTTTTGATTGGCGGGCTTTACCTGAACTGGCAGTTGACGACGGCCTCGCATGATCGCGATTGGCGCGACGACTACAGCCGCCTGCCGCAGGTGACAGAGCGGGATGGCCGTTTCCGTGTCGAAGACATCCGCAATTGGAACTACGGAATGGATGGCACAATCGCGCGGCAGGAATGGATCACGCGGGACATTGATCCCGACACGTTGGAACAAGCCTATTTTTTGCTTGAACCCTTTGGCGCGGTGGATGCCATCGCCCATACGATGCTGGCTTTTTCATTTGCCGATGGCACAGCCTACGTCGCCTCAATCGAGGCGCGCCGGGAAAAGGGGGAGGCCTACAGCGCCGCCAAGGCAGCAATGTTGCCGATCTTTGAGTACATGTTTGTCTGGACAACAGAGCGCGACATGTACGGCAACAGCGAATTCTACGCCGGCGATCAACTGTATCTCTACCCTCTGGCGATCCCGCTGGCCCAGCAGAAAGCGGTTATGACGGCGATGCTGGAGGAGACTGCCGAAATCGCCGAGACGCCGCGCTGGTACAATACGTTGTTTTCGAACTGTACAAACGTGCTGGCCCGAACTGTCAATAAGCTGGATGCCGGGGCCGTGCCGTTTGATATTGCTTGGTTTCTGCCGGGCTATTCGGATGAATTCCTGTACGACGAAGGGTTTCTGGCGCAAGCCGACAGTTTTGAGGCAGCACACCAGATGGCGCATATCTCACCTTTGATACGCGAGCTTTACCGGATCATGGATCCAGCGGACTTTTCCCGCGCGCTGCGTGCGGCGCGCGGTGGCATATGA
- a CDS encoding ATP-binding protein → MRWLQDNARALRALTALCVAVALAVLLFVFEQAHVKNRANTVHLVTAGLWSMSELHFESQRTVSSIEAHWAGRTDLADVRLRFDILWSRVDVAGRDAARLGAVFDTVLTEYAVLLEANDLVINGAGPPDRIQLEKFVEALSGLALESRRVWSITFGVRDPVERFASTTSERIAQMRIQWGAFSLIAILLTYVLAEVYFANRGQRREAVLRREAADANAAKTRFLANVSHEIRTPLNGILGMASELSETTMTEDQTSCLRVIEQSGAVLLGTINDVLDLSRIEAGQLGVDERAFVLKDLVTAACALYSARAREKGLYLTLDIQDNLPPVLMGDEIRIRQVLHNLIANAVKFTREGGVKVRVRPDLEGRRLVIAVLDSGLGIDRAAQSRIFEPFMQADSSITRQHGGSGLGLTISRQLCQAMGGDLMVVSRPGHGATFFCDLPLRAASTDEASQVRAEPAAVPDLDGMRILVADDNATNRLILSRFLAKTQAQTLFADTGQEAVDTLRDTSCEVILMDVQMPVMGGVAATRIIRDREAAEGATPAFIVGVTANVLSHQVSSYRAAGMDEVLSKPVSKRDLLSLLGRQFRHWTGPPDIDAPDTAVRSASS, encoded by the coding sequence GTGCGGTGGCTACAGGACAACGCGCGCGCGCTACGGGCACTGACGGCGCTTTGCGTCGCGGTGGCGCTGGCCGTGCTCCTGTTTGTCTTCGAGCAGGCGCATGTCAAAAACCGCGCAAATACGGTGCATTTGGTGACCGCCGGCCTTTGGTCGATGAGCGAGCTGCACTTCGAAAGCCAGCGGACAGTTTCCTCAATCGAAGCCCATTGGGCTGGGCGGACAGACCTCGCTGACGTCAGGCTTCGGTTCGATATCCTGTGGAGCAGGGTCGATGTCGCTGGTCGGGATGCTGCCCGGCTCGGGGCTGTGTTTGACACGGTCTTGACAGAGTATGCAGTGTTGCTGGAGGCCAACGATCTGGTGATCAACGGGGCAGGCCCACCGGACCGCATCCAACTCGAAAAATTCGTGGAGGCGTTGTCCGGGCTCGCCCTGGAGTCTCGCCGGGTTTGGTCAATCACCTTCGGCGTTCGTGACCCGGTAGAGCGGTTCGCTAGCACCACGTCCGAAAGAATCGCCCAAATGCGAATCCAGTGGGGGGCCTTTTCGCTGATTGCGATCCTGCTGACCTACGTCCTGGCCGAGGTATACTTTGCCAATCGTGGTCAAAGAAGGGAGGCGGTGTTGCGGCGTGAGGCAGCGGACGCGAATGCCGCTAAGACCCGGTTTCTTGCCAATGTCAGCCACGAAATCCGAACGCCCCTGAACGGGATTCTGGGAATGGCATCGGAATTGTCTGAAACCACCATGACAGAGGATCAGACAAGCTGCCTACGAGTGATCGAGCAATCGGGCGCGGTGCTGTTAGGAACAATCAACGATGTGCTCGACCTGTCACGCATCGAGGCCGGACAGCTTGGCGTTGATGAACGCGCTTTTGTTCTGAAAGATCTCGTCACTGCCGCCTGCGCTTTATACAGTGCGCGGGCACGCGAGAAGGGTCTCTATCTGACGCTGGATATTCAGGATAATCTGCCGCCCGTTCTGATGGGGGACGAAATTCGCATTCGGCAGGTGCTGCACAATCTGATTGCAAATGCGGTGAAGTTCACCCGCGAGGGGGGCGTAAAGGTGCGGGTGCGGCCCGATCTTGAGGGCCGTCGCCTGGTGATCGCGGTGTTGGACAGCGGCCTTGGAATTGATAGGGCAGCGCAGTCGCGCATCTTTGAGCCGTTCATGCAGGCGGATTCGAGCATCACCCGTCAGCACGGCGGCAGCGGGCTGGGGCTGACGATTTCTCGTCAACTTTGTCAGGCTATGGGCGGTGACCTTATGGTCGTGAGCAGGCCGGGCCATGGCGCGACATTCTTTTGCGATTTGCCGTTGCGCGCGGCCAGCACCGATGAGGCCAGTCAGGTCCGTGCCGAACCGGCCGCTGTGCCGGATCTGGATGGGATGCGGATCCTAGTGGCGGACGACAATGCCACCAACAGGCTGATCCTGTCGCGCTTCCTGGCCAAGACGCAGGCGCAGACGTTGTTTGCGGATACAGGCCAGGAGGCGGTGGACACGCTCCGTGACACCTCTTGCGAGGTTATTCTTATGGATGTTCAGATGCCGGTAATGGGCGGCGTCGCGGCCACCAGGATCATTCGCGACAGAGAGGCGGCAGAGGGGGCGACACCTGCGTTCATCGTCGGGGTGACAGCCAATGTCCTGAGTCATCAGGTTTCAAGCTATCGTGCGGCAGGCATGGACGAGGTGTTGAGCAAGCCGGTGTCGAAACGCGATTTGCTGTCGCTGCTTGGGCGGCAATTCCGCCATTGGACCGGTCCGCCGGACATTGATGCGCCCGACACCGCCGTGCGAAGTGCGTCTTCCTGA